A portion of the Etheostoma cragini isolate CJK2018 chromosome 13, CSU_Ecrag_1.0, whole genome shotgun sequence genome contains these proteins:
- the kctd7 gene encoding BTB/POZ domain-containing protein KCTD7: MQQNGSSGSNGSGDCGGGRDRQALSFSPLPAATTRVRRFIQERRTLPLPRVMVVFSAAGDTEKPGDAMSSSDSAAEDELRKPASPAPSFALGKPLRSSLNTPELEFPEVISLNVGGTHFTTRLSTLRRYEDTMLAAMFSGRHCIPRDSEGRYFIDRDGTYFGDILNFLREGELPHRDRVRAVHREAQYYALGPLLDSLEDTQPLTGEKVRQAFLDLMPYYRDNLERIVEIAKLRAIQKKARFAKLKICVYKEEMPITPYERPLFNSLRFERSDSEAKLFEHHCEVDVSFGPWEAVADVYDLLHCIVSDLAELGITAEQQCIGVCDKHLINHYYCKRPIYEFKITWW, translated from the exons ATGCAGCAGAATGGCTCGAGCGGTTCCAACGGTTCTGGCGACTGCGGCGGCGGGAGGGACCGCCAGGCTCTGTCCTTCAGCCCGCTGCCCGCCGCCACGACACGGGTGAGGCGGTTCATTCAGGAGCGACGGACGCTGCCTCTACCCAGAGTGATGGTGGTATTCTCGGCCGCGGGTGACACCGAGAAACCGGGCGATGCCATGTCCAGCTCGGACTCCGCTGCGGAGGACGAGCTCCGAAAGCCGGCCTCCCCGGCGCCGAGCTTCGCCCTCGGCAAGCCGCTCCGCTCGTCGCTCAACACCCCGGAGCTGGAG TTTCCGGAGGTCATCTCTCTGAACGTCGGGGGCACGCACTTTACCACCCGCCTGTCCACGCTGCGGCGATACGAGGACACCATGCTGGCCGCCATGTTCAGCGGGCGCCACTGCATCCCACGGGATTCTGAGGGGCGCTACTTCATCGATCGGGATGGAACATATTTTGG GGACATCCTGAACTTCCTCCGAGAAGGGGAGCTTCCTCACAGGGACCGGGTGCGAGCGGTGCACAGAGAGGCTCAGTACTATGCGCTCGGCCCGCTGCTGGACAGCCTGGAGGACACTCAGCCGCTCACAGGGGAGAAGGTCCGGCAAGCTTTCCTCGACCTGATGCCCTACTACAGAG ACAATCTGGAGCGTATTGTGGAGATTGCCAAACTGAGGGCGATTCAGAAGAAGGCCCGGTTTGCCAAATTGAAGATCTGCGTCTACAAGGAGGAGATGCCCATCACGCCGTACGAGCGCCCTCTCTTTAACTCTCTGCGTTTTGAGCGCTCGGACAGCGAGGCCAAGCTCTTCGAGCATCACTGCGAGGTGGACGTTTCTTTTGGACCCTGGGAGGCGGTGGCGGACGTTTACGACCTGCTGCACTGCATCGTCAGCGACCTGGCCGAGCTCGGCATCACCGCCGAGCAGCAGTGCATCGGCGTCTGCGACAAGCACCTCATCAACCACTACTACTGCAAGAGGCCCATCTACGAGTTCAAGATCacgtggtggtga